Part of the Sulfobacillus acidophilus DSM 10332 genome, ACTACATTTTCTCGGGTTGGGAGATCCCCAACAAATTTAACCCGCGGGTGATGACGGCTAACACCGCTTCCGACAAGGCCAGTCGAGCCTGCCGGACCGGCGGCGTCTCTTCCAACACCCGATATTGCCGATAGTAGGTATGATAGGCGCCAGCCAGTTCGGTTAAATACCGGGGCATCAAGTGCGGCGCCCGCTCGACCGCTGCCCGGGCGATGACATCCGGAAACTGTGCCAACAAAAAGAGCAACGTCCGTTCTTCGGGCGCGGTTAGATAGCTTAAATCCAGCGGCACGCCGATTTGCCCCGAGGCTTGCCATTGTCGCAAGATGCTATGGATGCGGGCACCGGCATACTGGATGTAATACACCGGGTTATCGGTGCCGCGAAGACCGGCTAAATCCATATCAAAATCCATCGGCGTCTCGGGCGCCCGCTCCAGCAAGAAATAGCGGGTCGGATCCACCCCGGCGTCGTCCAACAGCTCCTCTAACGTGAAGAACTGACCACGACGCTTGGACATCCGCACCACCTGCCCGGCTTTCACCAGCCGAACCAACTGGATTATCAGAATCTCCAGCCGATCACGGGGGAAGCCCAAAGCCTCGACCACCGCGCGCATCCGTGCCACATATCCATGATGGTCCGGCCCCAATAAATCAATGACGTAATCAAAACCCCGATCAAATTTGTCGGCGTGATAAGCCGCATCCGGCACGAAATAGGTATAACTGCCGTCGGATTTCACCATCACCCGATCTTTGTCGTCCCCAAACCGCGTCGATAAAAACCAGAGTGCTCCCTCGCGCTCTTCGAGGTACCCCCGCTCTTTGAGCCGTTGAATGACGGCTTCAACCGCACCCGATTCCCGTAACTGCCGTTCCGAAAACCAGCGATCAAACTGGACGCCGAAACGCGCCAATACCGCTTCTTGCCGCGATCGCATCTTTTCGGCGGCCCAAGCGCCTAACCGGTCGAAATCATTTTCCCCGAGCGCGGCGACATCCGTTTCCGGATGGGCAGCCATGAAGTCTTCGGCCAAATCTTTGACATAATCGCCCGGGTATACGCCTTCCGGCCAATGGGACTCTACATCCTCGCCCAACACCAATTCGCGCAGCCGAAGCCACACCGCTTGTCCAAAGGTCCGAATTTGATTGCCGGCGTCGTTCACGTAAAATTCCCGATGGGCGCGGAAGCCTGCCGCCTCCATTAAGCGAGCCATGGCGTCGCCTACCGCCGCCGCCCGGCCGCTGACGACCACGAGAGGACCCGTCGGATTGGCCGACACGAATTCCAGAAGCACGCGCGCCCCGCGCCCAATATCCGAGTTACCGTAGGTGGCGGGATTCGCCCGTACGAGGTTTACCACTTCCGCCATCCAACGGGTTTTCAGGGTCACGTTAAAGAACCCGGGGCCGGCGACGGACACCGATTCGACCAGCGGCGTCTCCGGCCATGTGGCCAAAATGCGTTCCGCCAATTTGACCGGTGGGAGTTTGGTATAGCGGGCGACTTTCATCGCGAAGCTGGACGTTAAATCGCCATGCCCTTTCTCGGTGGGCACATCCACCTCCACCCACTCGCCCAGTCCCGGGAATCCCTCGGCTTCCAACCGTTCGATAATAAGCTGACGGACCAATGCCCGCGCTTCGTGCAACCGTGACGCCATACTTCCTCCTTAATCCGGCCGGACAATCGCCAACAACGCTTCCCGTACCATTTTGGCGGCCAAAACGGCGGACCGTTGCGATCCGTCTTGGTGAGGCATGGTCTCCACCAAATCCATGGCCACCACATCCAGTTCTTGTAAGAGAGTCAGTGCCTCGAGCGCCTCGCCGGAGGTAATGCCACCCGGTTCGGGCGTACCGGTGCCCGGCATAAAGGCCGGATCGATCACGTCAATGTCAACCGTTACATAGACCGGGCGCCCTTTAAGGGCCGGCAAATTGTCCCTCAAGGGCTCGAGCACCCGATATGGATGCCAATGGCTGTGGATTTTCGCCCAAGCCACTTCCTCCCGCGTCGCGGACCGAATGCCAAATTGATAGAGATGTCCCGCGGGCAATTGCTCTGCCACCCGCCGCAGTACCGTGGCATGCGAGAGCCGTTCGCCTAAATAATCTTCCCGCAAGTCGGCATGCGCGTCCCAATGGACGACGACCAGATCCGGATATTGGGCCAGGGCCGCTTCAATCAAGGGCAAGCTGACCAGATGCTCGCCCCCGACCGCGAAAAAGTGCCGCCCCGACCGCAAAATGTCGCCGGCCGCTTGCCGTATCCGTGAAAGGCTGTCCTGGACATTCCCGAACGGCAGTTCCAAGTCCCCGGCATCATGCACCGCCAGATCGTCTAAATCGCGATCCTGGCGCATGGAATAGGTTTCGATCGCATAGGACGCTTCACGAATACGTGCGGGGCCAAAACGGGATCCCGGCTGAAAGGACACAGTAAAATCCATCGGAATGCCGAAATAAACCCAGCGGGCGTCCTTGTAGGGCGTCGCCAATCCTAAAAACTGATCCGCCCGGCTAAACATCGTGAAGAATCTCCTCCACAAAACGCGGCAGTACAAATGCCGCCGTTTGAATGCCAGGAGTCCAGTACCGCGTCGTGAGATTTGCCGTCTGATAGCGCGGGTGGGGCACCAACGGTTTCGAAGACGCCATCAAAAAGCTCCAATAGCCGCTGGGATAGGTCGGAATGGCGGCCGTGTAGAGTGCCACGTGTTCAAACCAGGCGCGCATTCCCCGAGCCATGTGCCGGATCAAGTCCCGATGTAAAAACGGCGACTCGGATTGGGCCACCATAACCCCGTCCTCGGTCATGGCCTGGCGAATGTTATGGTAAAAATCCGACTGAAACAATCCTTCCGCAGGCCCGATGGGATCGGTCGAATCCACAATGACCACGTCTAACTGCCGGGCCTGACGTATCCACTCGATTCCATCGGTAAAATGCAATTCGGCCCGCGGATCGGACAGCGC contains:
- a CDS encoding arginyl-tRNA synthetase (PFAM: DALR anticodon binding domain; Arginyl tRNA synthetase N terminal domain; tRNA synthetases class I (R)~TIGRFAM: arginyl-tRNA synthetase~COGs: COG0018 Arginyl-tRNA synthetase~HAMAP: Arginyl-tRNA synthetase, class Ic~InterPro IPR001278:IPR005148:IPR015945:IPR008909~KEGG: sth:STH19 arginyl-tRNA synthetase~PFAM: Arginyl-tRNA synthetase, class Ic, core; Arginyl tRNA synthetase, class Ic, N-terminal; DALR anticodon binding~PRIAM: Arginine--tRNA ligase~SPTR: Arginyl-tRNA synthetase;~TIGRFAM: Arginyl-tRNA synthetase, class Ic), which gives rise to MASRLHEARALVRQLIIERLEAEGFPGLGEWVEVDVPTEKGHGDLTSSFAMKVARYTKLPPVKLAERILATWPETPLVESVSVAGPGFFNVTLKTRWMAEVVNLVRANPATYGNSDIGRGARVLLEFVSANPTGPLVVVSGRAAAVGDAMARLMEAAGFRAHREFYVNDAGNQIRTFGQAVWLRLRELVLGEDVESHWPEGVYPGDYVKDLAEDFMAAHPETDVAALGENDFDRLGAWAAEKMRSRQEAVLARFGVQFDRWFSERQLRESGAVEAVIQRLKERGYLEEREGALWFLSTRFGDDKDRVMVKSDGSYTYFVPDAAYHADKFDRGFDYVIDLLGPDHHGYVARMRAVVEALGFPRDRLEILIIQLVRLVKAGQVVRMSKRRGQFFTLEELLDDAGVDPTRYFLLERAPETPMDFDMDLAGLRGTDNPVYYIQYAGARIHSILRQWQASGQIGVPLDLSYLTAPEERTLLFLLAQFPDVIARAAVERAPHLMPRYLTELAGAYHTYYRQYRVLEETPPVRQARLALSEAVLAVITRGLNLLGISQPEKM
- a CDS encoding agmatinase (PFAM: Arginase family~TIGRFAM: agmatinase~COGs: COG0010 Arginase/agmatinase/formimionoglutamate hydrolase arginase family~InterPro IPR005925:IPR006035~KEGG: dhd:Dhaf_0178 agmatinase~PFAM: Ureohydrolase~PRIAM: Agmatinase~SPTR: Putative uncharacterized protein;~TIGRFAM: Putative agmatinase), encoding MFSRADQFLGLATPYKDARWVYFGIPMDFTVSFQPGSRFGPARIREASYAIETYSMRQDRDLDDLAVHDAGDLELPFGNVQDSLSRIRQAAGDILRSGRHFFAVGGEHLVSLPLIEAALAQYPDLVVVHWDAHADLREDYLGERLSHATVLRRVAEQLPAGHLYQFGIRSATREEVAWAKIHSHWHPYRVLEPLRDNLPALKGRPVYVTVDIDVIDPAFMPGTGTPEPGGITSGEALEALTLLQELDVVAMDLVETMPHQDGSQRSAVLAAKMVREALLAIVRPD
- a CDS encoding Spermidine synthase (PFAM: Spermine/spermidine synthase~TIGRFAM: spermidine synthase~COGs: COG0421 Spermidine synthase~HAMAP: Spermidine synthase~InterPro IPR001045~KEGG: mta:Moth_1816 spermidine synthase~PFAM: Spermine synthase~SPTR: Spermidine synthase;~TIGRFAM: Spermine synthase), with product MNTWFTENQTDALRLGLRLKSVLAAEKTPYQELMVAETETYGRLLALDNYVQTTVADEFVYHEMITHVPLFMHPHPKQVAVIGGGDGGAIREILKHPSVEKAHLVEIDERVVTIAREYFPEISHALSDPRAELHFTDGIEWIRQARQLDVVIVDSTDPIGPAEGLFQSDFYHNIRQAMTEDGVMVAQSESPFLHRDLIRHMARGMRAWFEHVALYTAAIPTYPSGYWSFLMASSKPLVPHPRYQTANLTTRYWTPGIQTAAFVLPRFVEEILHDV